A region of Photobacterium sanguinicancri DNA encodes the following proteins:
- a CDS encoding DUF3131 domain-containing protein, whose product MLRKGLIACSLLALTSCGVVYQGVQDGLTTMNTSQVLRQGRYGELTEQELAWAQTAWVYVENNTQLQTGLVNSIDNYPSTNMSSLADYLVALMAAQEFEFITSKEHDERLSLVLNFLNKMPLSSIGVPNKVYNTTTGQMVDYGNQPKDIGWSSIDVGRLLIVLAMTKQRNPEFSEYIDKAVLRWNFCELVTNEGELYGGVVKDDGQIFRYKEGRLGIEEYTSYGYLDWQVVPQKAMRLDPYEVITINGIDIMFDGRDPRDYDVLRPVYSNPFLKLGLEFNWDDINDNTSSDAKHTNDTLAAMADSLYRVQESRWDKERIYTARGSHVVSGAPYFVYDSIYALGTPWITVAEDGSDHDELALISTQAAFQMWTLWKTDYTDRLMVLVRELYDADRGWYEGRYELTSGYEKSITLNTNAGVLEALLYKANGKLYQPNKALEYRDVKFNSRFDHPGRCLVETFK is encoded by the coding sequence ATGTTGAGAAAGGGACTTATTGCATGCTCGCTGTTGGCACTAACTTCTTGTGGGGTGGTGTATCAGGGCGTGCAAGATGGTTTAACAACAATGAACACCTCCCAAGTGTTAAGACAAGGGCGTTATGGTGAATTAACTGAGCAAGAATTAGCTTGGGCTCAAACTGCATGGGTATATGTAGAAAATAATACCCAATTGCAAACGGGCTTGGTTAATTCGATTGATAATTACCCTTCAACAAATATGTCGTCATTAGCTGATTATTTAGTTGCGCTGATGGCGGCACAAGAATTTGAATTTATTACCAGTAAAGAACATGACGAGCGATTATCGTTAGTCTTAAATTTTCTAAATAAAATGCCTTTGAGTTCTATCGGTGTGCCAAATAAAGTCTACAACACCACCACAGGTCAAATGGTCGATTATGGTAACCAACCAAAAGACATTGGTTGGTCATCGATTGATGTTGGTCGTTTGCTTATTGTTCTCGCCATGACCAAACAACGTAACCCTGAATTTTCAGAATATATCGATAAGGCCGTTTTACGGTGGAATTTCTGTGAGCTGGTAACAAATGAAGGCGAATTATACGGCGGAGTAGTGAAAGATGATGGGCAAATCTTTCGCTATAAAGAAGGCCGTTTAGGGATAGAAGAGTACACGTCGTATGGCTACCTTGATTGGCAAGTTGTGCCACAAAAAGCGATGCGTTTAGACCCCTACGAAGTGATCACCATTAACGGTATTGATATTATGTTTGACGGCCGTGATCCGCGTGATTACGACGTACTTCGCCCTGTTTATAGTAATCCATTCTTGAAGCTTGGGCTTGAGTTTAACTGGGATGACATTAACGATAATACGAGTAGTGATGCGAAGCATACTAATGACACTTTAGCCGCAATGGCTGATTCGCTCTACCGCGTACAAGAATCTAGATGGGATAAAGAACGGATATATACCGCGCGAGGTTCACATGTTGTGAGTGGTGCTCCGTATTTTGTTTATGACAGTATTTATGCATTGGGCACCCCTTGGATTACGGTGGCTGAAGATGGTAGCGACCACGATGAACTGGCTTTGATTTCGACTCAGGCTGCCTTTCAAATGTGGACACTCTGGAAAACAGACTATACCGATAGATTAATGGTCTTGGTTCGAGAGTTATATGATGCAGACCGTGGGTGGTACGAAGGGCGCTATGAACTTACGAGTGGTTATGAAAAAAGTATTACATTGAATACCAATGCCGGTGTATTGGAAGCATTGTTATATAAAGCTAACGGTAAACTCTATCAGCCGAATAAAGCACTGGAATACCGTGATGTTAAGTTTAATTCTCGATTTGACCACCCTGGAAGATGCTTAGTGGAGACGTTCAAATGA
- a CDS encoding DUF3131 domain-containing protein codes for MRYIIVCLMGLLAAGCGNKYSSLSDEIIERPNHWDVPKPRHGKLTEKEMDMARIAWKYFENNFQESTGLVNAVNNYPSVTWWDAASYLAGMTSALELGIIEKEEFDRRLIRFLTTLNTMQLFKGELPNKAYNTQTAAMVDYGNQPGEIGYSALDLGRLLIWLHIIKNRYPEYSTGIDSAVLRWNFCNVVDETGTMFGALLEKDKPVQYLQEGRLGYEEYAAKGFQLWGFDTSQASMPEPYSTINLYGYDIPYDTRDPRKLKAHSYVVTESFVLDGVEMGWDLTSDKTPHDSNYSNEWMAEFALQIYRVQEARYEATGIITARTEHQLAGAPYFVYDTIYTDGYAWNTISEVGEYLPQYSAVAVKGAMGLWVLWDTEYTDLVFDHISNLYDREKGFYEGMFENGTGLINTFTSNNNGITLEILLYKQEGKLLTYLDNPPVSLWDKALESPFGYEGQCLPRKTLNKK; via the coding sequence ATGCGTTATATCATTGTTTGCCTGATGGGACTATTGGCGGCTGGTTGCGGTAATAAATACAGTAGTTTGTCGGATGAAATTATCGAGCGACCTAACCACTGGGATGTGCCTAAACCTCGTCATGGTAAGCTGACGGAAAAAGAAATGGATATGGCTCGGATTGCTTGGAAGTATTTTGAAAATAACTTTCAAGAATCGACAGGTCTAGTGAACGCGGTAAATAACTACCCATCAGTCACATGGTGGGATGCTGCTTCGTATCTCGCAGGTATGACAAGTGCGCTTGAATTGGGGATCATTGAAAAAGAAGAGTTTGACCGCCGTCTAATTCGTTTTTTGACAACACTTAATACGATGCAGCTCTTTAAAGGAGAACTGCCGAACAAAGCTTATAACACCCAAACCGCTGCCATGGTGGATTATGGTAACCAACCGGGCGAAATAGGCTACTCGGCGCTTGATTTAGGTCGGTTGTTAATTTGGCTTCATATAATTAAAAACCGTTATCCAGAATATAGTACTGGTATCGATTCGGCGGTACTACGCTGGAATTTCTGTAATGTTGTTGATGAAACAGGCACCATGTTTGGTGCATTGCTTGAGAAAGACAAGCCAGTTCAGTACTTACAGGAAGGGCGCTTAGGTTATGAAGAATACGCTGCAAAAGGTTTCCAGTTATGGGGCTTTGATACCAGTCAAGCTTCGATGCCAGAGCCTTATAGCACCATAAACTTGTATGGTTACGACATACCTTATGACACCCGAGATCCGCGAAAACTAAAGGCGCACAGCTATGTAGTAACAGAAAGCTTTGTGCTTGATGGCGTTGAAATGGGATGGGATTTAACATCTGATAAAACACCGCATGATTCAAACTACTCCAATGAATGGATGGCGGAATTTGCGCTTCAAATTTACCGTGTTCAAGAAGCTAGATATGAAGCAACCGGTATTATCACCGCGCGTACAGAACACCAGTTAGCAGGTGCGCCTTACTTCGTCTATGACACGATTTACACTGATGGCTATGCTTGGAATACCATTTCTGAAGTGGGTGAGTATTTACCGCAATACTCAGCTGTCGCTGTTAAAGGTGCAATGGGTCTTTGGGTGTTATGGGACACCGAATATACTGATTTAGTGTTTGACCATATTTCGAACCTTTACGATCGTGAAAAAGGATTTTACGAGGGAATGTTTGAAAATGGTACGGGATTAATTAACACCTTTACCTCGAACAATAACGGGATTACATTGGAAATATTACTTTATAAACAAGAAGGTAAGTTGTTGACGTATTTAGACAACCCGCCTGTTAGTTTATGGGATAAAGCATTGGAATCACCGTTTGGTTATGAAGGACAGTGTTTGCCAAGAAAAACACTTAATAAGAAATAA
- a CDS encoding DUF3131 domain-containing protein has product MEFKKALVNARHHFVFIGGLVTALIVAFTIETRDYGQVLGNITFEVSEPIPLRENRILTEQEYLWAKTAWQYFDNNYQDNTGLVNSVDGYPSTTMWDTASYLMGLISAEKLNVVSHAEFTLRMEKVLNTLARIPLIEGQLPNKAYNTQTLEMVDYANQPVPKGIGWSAIDIGRILVPFNILIWQYPEFNKPVNNVLNHWNVTEMIDKGYLYGSRPAVKGDGFELVQEGRIGYEEYASKALSLMGRDVFNAMKYIDYLDLVEIDGVEIPTDKRDPAKYHAHNYVVSESYILDSLEFGADSISKIFAFRVYKAQENRYERTGILTAVSEDNVDEAPYFVYNTVFSDGKEWNAISDQGDDASHLKTLSTKAAFGWYALYDTPYTSLLIEDAQALSSKEKGWYSGRYESDGRINKAITANTNGIVLESLAYVQDGTLLSVGVK; this is encoded by the coding sequence ATGGAATTTAAAAAAGCACTTGTGAATGCACGGCACCACTTTGTCTTTATTGGAGGCTTAGTAACAGCGCTGATTGTAGCATTTACGATTGAAACGCGTGATTACGGCCAAGTACTCGGTAATATTACTTTTGAAGTATCAGAGCCAATCCCATTGCGTGAAAATCGCATTTTGACCGAGCAAGAGTACTTGTGGGCGAAAACCGCATGGCAATACTTTGATAATAACTACCAAGACAACACAGGGTTAGTTAACTCGGTAGATGGTTACCCATCAACAACCATGTGGGATACCGCGTCATACTTAATGGGATTGATTTCGGCAGAAAAACTGAATGTTGTGAGCCATGCAGAATTCACCCTTCGTATGGAGAAAGTGCTTAATACATTAGCGCGTATCCCTTTAATTGAAGGTCAATTACCGAATAAAGCCTATAACACACAAACGCTAGAAATGGTGGATTATGCTAACCAACCTGTGCCAAAAGGTATTGGTTGGTCTGCGATTGATATTGGTCGAATTTTGGTGCCATTTAATATTTTAATTTGGCAATACCCTGAGTTTAATAAGCCAGTGAATAATGTATTAAACCATTGGAACGTCACTGAAATGATCGACAAAGGTTACTTATACGGTTCGCGTCCAGCTGTAAAAGGTGATGGCTTTGAGTTGGTGCAAGAAGGCCGTATCGGTTATGAAGAATATGCATCGAAAGCGTTGTCATTAATGGGGCGAGATGTCTTTAATGCAATGAAATACATCGATTACTTAGACCTAGTTGAAATTGATGGCGTCGAGATCCCAACCGATAAACGTGATCCAGCTAAGTACCATGCACATAACTACGTCGTGAGTGAATCATATATCCTCGACAGCTTAGAGTTTGGTGCTGATAGTATTTCTAAAATCTTTGCTTTTCGCGTTTATAAAGCACAAGAAAATCGCTATGAGCGTACGGGGATTTTAACGGCAGTGAGTGAAGATAATGTCGATGAAGCACCGTACTTTGTTTACAACACGGTATTCTCTGACGGCAAAGAGTGGAATGCTATTTCAGATCAAGGGGATGATGCCTCGCATCTGAAAACCCTATCAACTAAGGCTGCATTTGGCTGGTATGCGCTTTACGACACCCCATATACCAGCTTGTTAATTGAAGATGCTCAAGCACTATCTTCGAAAGAAAAGGGTTGGTATTCAGGTCGCTATGAAAGTGATGGACGCATTAACAAAGCAATTACCGCGAATACTAATGGCATTGTTTTAGAGTCACTTGCTTACGTTCAAGACGGTACGTTGTTGAGCGTTGGTGTTAAGTAA
- a CDS encoding glycosyltransferase family 2 protein encodes MDFYFKEFEHRKPPEPVPHSMSRELLYQYLATCNLTLGIWYLWWRWTYALNYEAMWFSLPLAFAESCAFIGSILFTFNLWKTKDEPRREPPHKIAECVSDSEEDRPISVDVFFPTYDEEPELVRLSILDAQKIRYPHDIEMKIFILDDGKRPAMAALAAEMGVEYLTREGNAGFKAGNLRNALEQTYGDFIVICDADTRPFPTILEHTLGYFRDPDVAWVQTPQWFFDLPEGERLPHWLGKKMGGFGRLVGRGVERLYGPVTLGEDPFVNDPQMFYDVIQRRRNWVNASFCCGAGSIHRREAVMEAALRAYSEQISKEHDEVERQIRKLTKEKTVDKDVSNNLRQEILFDTEFTPYKFHVSEDIYTSIVLHSDTERNWRSVQHPQVESKMLSPQDLQTWTVQRFKYSGGSIDIFMNDNPLFRKGMNFKQKLMYGASFWSNLSAIWNIIFLACPIIYFLTSIAPVSAYDTTFYLHFLPFVLTAELAMMIGTWGVAGYKGKTNFLSFFPVNLRALWTVLRGRKISFPTTPKERQSGTFFKMIIPQLTVFVLSLFSMCFAWVGYTSGAYGSYSFGGLVLNSFWIINNMMAMWGMIAAAFWSPPTDKEQEQGSEELEYGI; translated from the coding sequence ATGGATTTTTATTTTAAGGAGTTCGAGCATCGCAAGCCGCCAGAGCCTGTGCCGCATAGCATGTCACGTGAATTACTTTATCAGTATTTAGCGACATGTAATCTGACACTGGGTATTTGGTACTTGTGGTGGCGATGGACGTACGCACTGAATTATGAAGCAATGTGGTTCTCACTACCTTTGGCATTTGCTGAATCGTGCGCATTTATTGGTTCTATCTTATTTACCTTTAATTTATGGAAAACAAAAGATGAGCCACGTCGTGAACCACCACACAAAATTGCCGAGTGCGTGAGCGATTCTGAAGAAGATCGTCCCATCAGTGTTGATGTGTTTTTTCCCACCTACGATGAAGAACCTGAATTAGTGCGCTTGAGTATTTTGGATGCACAGAAAATTCGATACCCGCACGATATCGAGATGAAAATATTTATTCTTGATGATGGTAAGCGCCCAGCAATGGCTGCCTTAGCGGCAGAAATGGGGGTGGAATACTTAACACGAGAAGGTAACGCAGGCTTCAAAGCGGGTAACTTACGTAATGCACTAGAGCAAACATACGGTGACTTCATTGTTATTTGTGATGCCGATACGCGCCCATTCCCAACAATCTTAGAGCATACTCTTGGCTATTTCCGTGACCCCGATGTTGCTTGGGTACAAACGCCGCAATGGTTCTTTGATTTACCTGAGGGCGAGCGTTTACCACACTGGCTTGGTAAAAAAATGGGCGGTTTTGGCCGTTTAGTTGGTCGTGGTGTTGAACGTCTTTATGGACCAGTAACCTTAGGTGAAGACCCCTTCGTTAATGATCCGCAAATGTTCTACGACGTTATTCAACGTCGTCGCAACTGGGTGAATGCATCATTTTGTTGCGGCGCAGGCTCTATTCACCGTCGAGAAGCGGTAATGGAAGCGGCATTGCGTGCTTACAGTGAGCAAATTAGTAAAGAACATGATGAAGTTGAGCGCCAAATTCGTAAATTAACCAAAGAAAAAACGGTTGATAAGGACGTTTCGAATAACCTGCGCCAAGAGATTTTATTCGACACTGAGTTTACACCTTATAAATTTCACGTCTCAGAAGACATTTATACCTCGATTGTTCTGCATTCAGATACGGAGCGTAATTGGCGTTCAGTTCAGCATCCGCAAGTCGAAAGTAAAATGTTATCACCGCAAGATTTACAAACGTGGACGGTGCAACGTTTTAAATATTCTGGCGGCTCAATCGATATCTTTATGAATGATAATCCACTGTTCCGTAAAGGTATGAACTTTAAGCAAAAGTTAATGTATGGCGCGAGCTTCTGGTCTAACTTATCAGCAATTTGGAATATTATTTTCCTAGCGTGTCCAATCATTTATTTCTTAACCAGTATTGCACCGGTGAGCGCTTACGATACAACCTTCTACCTGCATTTCCTACCGTTTGTACTGACTGCTGAGCTTGCCATGATGATAGGTACATGGGGGGTTGCTGGCTATAAAGGGAAGACGAATTTCTTGTCCTTTTTCCCTGTTAACTTACGGGCCCTATGGACCGTATTGAGAGGGCGGAAAATCAGCTTCCCAACGACACCAAAAGAGCGTCAAAGCGGTACATTCTTTAAGATGATTATTCCGCAGCTAACAGTATTTGTATTGAGCTTATTTAGTATGTGCTTCGCTTGGGTTGGTTATACATCAGGTGCTTATGGTAGCTATTCGTTTGGTGGCCTAGTGCTTAATAGCTTTTGGATTATTAATAATATGATGGCGATGTGGGGAATGATTGCAGCCGCTTTCTGGTCACCACCAACAGATAAAGAGCAGGAACAAGGATCGGAGGAATTAGAATATGGAATTTAA
- a CDS encoding glycoside hydrolase family 9 protein: MTRTFIFLLTLVTSCVLQAQTIVVNQLGYLSNGDKVAYWLKPNSGNVTLWSVDQNKSIAQFRAKSQKQLKDERPVAMINFSAVKVTGWFQLVAGDVRSAPFQIAPNTYNDLSQRLVHALYLQRSGVSVNDKTTGLARPISHMKDGVIFRTDDFHKKGKFLDMTGGWYDAGDFGKYTATTTITVARLLEAYRQSPEMFKPSHDKSLPPILDEAQFGLSWLLKMQRADGAVYRKVSGATWPAKIPPWQDTQPRYIYGVSTPETAKFAATMAFASRIYAAYQPSMARRYLQAAVHAWRYLEITPEQYIDWQSGDDSGSGPYVKNKEDSEPSLDTDVDDRLWALAELYITTQQDKYLTAFKALYDKQWIDIFEWKNPALMGVWHLLLTLERGQELYLQLATDLRDVAEKYVTQANDSAFGIANQRFIWGSNKMTAEAGILIAWSDAIQRHQPPHKAQYRAVVQSQIDYLLGANAFNLSFVTGSGTYAVRNLHHLYRIATGVYLPGYLVGGPNEKAQAGVAPKNMGMLSYIDSEQSYAVNEFAIDYNASLIGLLATHHAYFRQY; this comes from the coding sequence ATGACAAGGACGTTCATTTTTCTGTTAACACTGGTAACGAGCTGTGTTCTACAAGCACAGACCATAGTGGTGAACCAACTCGGCTATTTATCAAATGGCGATAAAGTCGCATATTGGTTAAAACCAAACTCGGGAAATGTCACGTTATGGTCGGTGGATCAAAATAAAAGCATTGCTCAATTTCGAGCTAAAAGCCAAAAACAGCTTAAAGATGAACGCCCAGTCGCAATGATTAATTTCAGTGCAGTGAAAGTAACAGGGTGGTTCCAATTGGTCGCGGGTGATGTGCGCTCAGCCCCTTTTCAAATAGCACCGAATACTTATAACGACCTGAGCCAACGTTTGGTTCATGCCTTGTATCTTCAGCGCTCGGGTGTGAGTGTTAATGACAAAACAACAGGGTTAGCGCGACCAATTAGCCATATGAAAGATGGCGTGATTTTCCGAACCGATGATTTCCATAAGAAAGGGAAGTTTCTGGATATGACGGGGGGTTGGTACGATGCAGGTGATTTTGGTAAATACACAGCAACGACCACAATTACCGTGGCGCGCTTACTGGAAGCATACCGTCAATCGCCTGAAATGTTTAAACCGTCCCATGATAAATCATTACCTCCTATTTTAGATGAAGCGCAGTTTGGCTTGAGCTGGCTACTAAAAATGCAGCGTGCTGATGGCGCCGTTTATCGCAAAGTATCGGGTGCAACATGGCCAGCTAAAATCCCACCTTGGCAAGATACTCAACCCCGTTATATCTATGGTGTCAGTACACCTGAAACCGCCAAGTTTGCTGCAACCATGGCTTTTGCTTCACGCATCTATGCCGCTTACCAACCAAGTATGGCCCGTCGTTATTTGCAGGCTGCTGTTCACGCATGGCGGTATTTAGAAATCACACCAGAACAATATATTGATTGGCAAAGTGGTGACGATTCTGGTTCTGGCCCATATGTGAAAAACAAAGAAGATAGTGAACCGTCATTAGATACAGATGTTGATGATCGCCTATGGGCATTAGCCGAGTTATATATTACCACTCAGCAAGATAAATATTTAACCGCATTTAAAGCGCTATACGATAAGCAGTGGATTGATATTTTTGAATGGAAAAACCCAGCGTTAATGGGTGTGTGGCACTTATTGCTCACGTTAGAACGCGGGCAAGAACTTTATCTACAATTAGCCACAGATTTACGCGATGTTGCAGAAAAATACGTTACCCAAGCTAATGATTCTGCCTTTGGTATCGCTAATCAACGCTTTATTTGGGGATCAAATAAGATGACGGCAGAAGCTGGGATCTTAATTGCTTGGTCTGATGCGATTCAACGTCATCAGCCACCGCATAAAGCGCAATACCGTGCAGTAGTTCAATCACAGATTGATTATTTGTTGGGTGCAAACGCCTTCAACTTAAGCTTTGTGACAGGTAGCGGTACTTATGCCGTCCGTAATTTACATCACCTGTACCGCATAGCGACAGGCGTATATCTACCAGGATATTTAGTTGGTGGGCCGAATGAAAAAGCGCAGGCTGGGGTCGCACCAAAAAATATGGGCATGTTGAGTTATATCGACAGTGAACAGTCTTATGCAGTGAACGAATTCGCTATTGACTATAACGCAAGTTTGATTGGTTTATTGGCCACGCATCACGCGTATTTTCGTCAATATTAA
- a CDS encoding glycoside hydrolase family 2 protein: MRIAFATMALFSLSSCAIQQSTNDWQTTTQSLNGLWRLEIIDDQQRQSTSQNVNVPNNWYLEGIDHAGVAIYQRKFDTNISEQSRYWLVFDAVDYEAKVSVNGEQVTAHTGYFSPFGAEISHLIRDRNNNVEVWVNSPNEAVTPDWSLYKTQIKGVLNHHDTRPGGAWSDAGQDKNSGGIWGDVALKVTGPTAIASLTVVPTLDLPSRRSRTQTSKPSLKALETTTTQASVSLTVNNLYSQPVSFSYRLFEGDSTTPVESYEQSVNVKAGDQTIDWKLPKKVRDLWWPWDWGKPSLYRLEVTASINGKVTDRQATTLGFRQVEFKETFDEKENKQKGQFYVNGLPYFVRGTNYIGSQWLGELTANDYQRDITLMKSANINSVRVHAHVAGKAFYDKADQAGVIVWQDFPLQWGYSDAPEFRLEAVKQVAEMTTMLANHPSIAFWSGHNEPPWDADWMKYKYPSYQPTQNQLLTEAVYQQLLKAKDKRIVRKASYTKEHPWLGWYSGDYKDYSTATFTPIVSEFGAQAMPSLTMVKHILEGEWVWPLTEQNIAKLKYHNYQPHETLMLAKVAQGESLSQFHQNSQEYQRVVTKYASEHLRLNKGEGVAAIYQFMFVDSWPSITWSVLDVTREAKSGYRALKQAYQPVIAVVERDLYSVKAHLSVTVINDSLAAYPKAMVWIRNQFDDKQWVFDGVDLPANSKKVVIEESNLAGISGAIIVGITDQNGTEISRNLYNFQDK, translated from the coding sequence ATGAGAATAGCTTTCGCCACGATGGCGTTATTCTCATTATCATCTTGCGCTATACAACAATCTACTAATGACTGGCAAACAACAACGCAATCGTTAAATGGACTGTGGCGATTAGAGATAATTGATGATCAACAACGTCAATCAACAAGTCAGAATGTCAACGTGCCTAATAATTGGTATTTGGAAGGTATTGATCATGCTGGGGTAGCGATATACCAGCGTAAGTTCGATACAAACATTTCCGAGCAATCACGTTATTGGTTAGTGTTTGACGCTGTTGATTATGAAGCAAAAGTTTCTGTTAATGGCGAACAAGTAACGGCTCACACTGGTTACTTTTCGCCTTTTGGTGCTGAAATTAGCCACCTGATACGAGATCGCAATAATAATGTCGAAGTTTGGGTCAATAGCCCGAACGAAGCAGTAACGCCTGATTGGTCATTATATAAAACGCAGATTAAAGGCGTATTGAATCATCATGATACTCGCCCCGGTGGTGCATGGTCTGATGCGGGACAAGATAAAAACTCGGGTGGCATATGGGGCGATGTTGCCCTGAAAGTAACAGGCCCGACAGCCATAGCATCCCTAACAGTTGTACCGACGCTTGATTTACCATCAAGACGTTCTCGTACTCAAACGAGTAAACCTTCCCTTAAGGCTTTAGAGACAACCACGACACAAGCATCTGTGAGCCTGACCGTTAATAATCTATACAGCCAGCCTGTTTCATTTTCTTACCGTTTATTTGAGGGCGATAGCACAACGCCAGTTGAATCCTATGAGCAATCTGTAAATGTCAAAGCTGGCGATCAGACAATTGATTGGAAGCTTCCGAAAAAAGTCCGTGATCTTTGGTGGCCATGGGATTGGGGTAAACCAAGTCTATATCGCTTAGAGGTTACAGCTTCGATTAATGGAAAAGTGACAGATAGACAAGCTACGACATTAGGCTTTAGACAGGTTGAATTTAAAGAAACCTTTGATGAAAAGGAAAATAAGCAGAAAGGCCAGTTTTATGTAAATGGCCTACCGTACTTTGTCAGAGGAACCAATTATATCGGTAGTCAGTGGCTTGGTGAATTAACCGCAAATGACTACCAACGCGATATAACCCTTATGAAATCGGCGAACATTAACAGTGTACGTGTACACGCTCATGTTGCAGGTAAGGCATTTTACGATAAGGCGGATCAAGCAGGGGTCATAGTCTGGCAAGATTTCCCTTTGCAATGGGGTTACTCAGACGCGCCGGAATTTAGGCTAGAAGCAGTAAAACAAGTGGCGGAAATGACCACCATGCTCGCTAACCATCCCTCTATTGCATTTTGGAGTGGTCATAATGAACCACCTTGGGATGCAGACTGGATGAAGTATAAATACCCGAGTTATCAGCCAACTCAGAATCAATTGTTAACAGAAGCGGTATACCAACAGCTACTTAAGGCAAAAGATAAGCGCATTGTGAGAAAGGCATCTTATACCAAAGAGCACCCTTGGCTAGGATGGTATTCCGGTGATTATAAAGATTACAGCACAGCGACTTTTACCCCGATAGTGAGTGAGTTTGGTGCGCAGGCAATGCCGAGTTTAACCATGGTAAAGCATATTTTAGAGGGGGAGTGGGTTTGGCCTCTAACTGAACAAAATATCGCCAAGTTGAAGTACCACAACTATCAACCGCATGAAACATTAATGCTTGCTAAGGTTGCTCAAGGTGAATCTTTGTCACAGTTTCATCAAAATAGCCAAGAATATCAAAGAGTAGTCACCAAATATGCATCTGAACACCTAAGATTAAATAAAGGTGAAGGTGTGGCTGCCATTTATCAATTTATGTTTGTAGATAGTTGGCCTTCAATTACTTGGTCTGTGCTGGATGTAACACGCGAAGCTAAATCTGGGTATAGAGCGTTAAAACAGGCTTACCAACCAGTGATTGCGGTTGTTGAACGTGATCTTTATAGCGTGAAGGCGCATTTGTCTGTCACGGTGATCAATGATTCGCTTGCCGCGTATCCGAAGGCAATGGTTTGGATTCGTAATCAATTTGATGACAAGCAATGGGTATTTGATGGCGTTGACCTGCCAGCCAATAGCAAGAAAGTCGTCATTGAAGAATCAAACCTAGCAGGGATCTCTGGCGCCATTATCGTTGGTATTACAGACCAAAACGGTACTGAAATCAGTCGCAATCTCTATAATTTTCAAGATAAATAG
- a CDS encoding ATP-binding protein, with translation METVKCHFNKQYKSSLDVSRDVAEDIKAFWLDVGLKEDVIDQIELCLVELVNNAYEHAYQLNEGEPIELNSYIKNNELVIEIADYGESMTDEEFEKAVKGTFIEPDPEDPETWTTSGRGFIIVVQLTDNLEYEKAGGKNTFKLYKKTEA, from the coding sequence ATGGAGACGGTCAAATGTCATTTTAATAAACAGTACAAAAGTTCTTTAGATGTTTCTCGCGACGTTGCTGAGGATATTAAAGCTTTTTGGCTAGATGTTGGTTTGAAAGAAGATGTAATTGATCAGATTGAATTGTGCTTGGTTGAGTTGGTGAATAATGCTTACGAGCATGCTTATCAACTCAACGAAGGTGAACCTATCGAGCTTAATTCCTATATCAAAAACAATGAACTCGTGATTGAAATTGCCGATTATGGTGAATCAATGACTGACGAGGAATTTGAAAAGGCAGTGAAAGGAACCTTTATTGAACCCGATCCTGAAGATCCAGAAACATGGACGACGTCAGGGCGAGGTTTCATTATTGTCGTCCAGCTTACTGATAACCTTGAATATGAAAAAGCTGGTGGTAAAAACACATTCAAGCTTTATAAAAAAACAGAAGCATAG